One part of the Desulfovibrio sp. genome encodes these proteins:
- a CDS encoding glycyl-radical enzyme activating protein produces MTDAQVQGIVFNIQKFSVHDGEGIRTLVFLKGCPLRCRWCSNPESQHLQPEHAFNPSRCLTAEVCGRCLKACKTGALTLINGLIMHDRSKCTECFDCVRACPSGAQSVYGEAMTVEQVLDKVEEDGVFYHRSGGGMTLSGGEAMMQHEFATALLREAHKHHINTTIETCGCYPYEHLYEACKHLDKLIFDIKSLDPVLHKKHTGVDNMLIMRNFARVIEDFPQLPILARTPVIPGFNDTEDDILAIRESIPRRPNIEFELLAYHRMGQPKYAYLGREYELEGAKLDEEKMQRLREIAS; encoded by the coding sequence ATGACTGACGCACAAGTACAAGGCATTGTTTTTAATATTCAGAAGTTCAGCGTGCACGACGGCGAAGGCATCCGCACCCTTGTGTTCCTCAAGGGCTGCCCTCTGCGTTGCCGCTGGTGCAGCAACCCCGAATCGCAACATCTGCAGCCCGAGCACGCCTTCAATCCATCACGTTGCCTCACCGCCGAGGTGTGCGGGCGCTGCCTCAAGGCCTGTAAAACGGGTGCGCTCACCCTCATCAACGGCCTGATCATGCACGACCGCTCCAAGTGCACCGAGTGTTTTGACTGTGTGCGCGCCTGCCCGTCTGGTGCGCAGAGCGTGTATGGAGAAGCCATGACCGTCGAACAGGTGCTTGATAAGGTTGAAGAAGACGGCGTGTTCTATCATCGTTCCGGCGGCGGCATGACGCTCTCTGGAGGCGAGGCCATGATGCAGCACGAATTTGCCACTGCCCTGCTGCGCGAGGCGCACAAGCACCACATCAACACTACCATCGAAACCTGTGGCTGCTACCCCTACGAGCACCTGTACGAGGCCTGCAAACACCTGGACAAGCTGATATTTGATATCAAAAGCCTTGATCCGGTGCTGCACAAAAAGCATACCGGTGTGGATAACATGCTGATTATGCGCAACTTTGCACGAGTGATCGAAGATTTTCCTCAGCTGCCTATACTGGCGCGCACCCCGGTGATACCGGGCTTCAACGATACGGAAGACGATATACTGGCCATCCGCGAATCCATCCCCCGTCGTCCCAACATTGAGTTTGAGCTACTTGCCTACCACCGCATGGGGCAGCCCAAGTACGCCTACCTGGGGCGCGAATATGAGCTGGAAGGCGCTAAACTTGACGAGGAAAAGATGCAGCGTTTGAGAGAAATAGCATCATAA
- a CDS encoding glycyl radical protein has translation MSQCGCCMSPQEDRVVNKSVDRNGRERVYGILEQNQFTLPHVDVERAKYFTESMRETEGELLTLRWAKALKNVAEKITVYITPNQLIAGRVGKFGRYGILYPEIDGDFYREVLADLEHRDKSPFQISQEDIKVVMEEIAPYWEGKTYHEHLNNTLPAEIRNVTYVDERGLKSKFVVSETSSYRSALQWVPDYEKVINRGFLDIQKEACEKLGTLDLTNSVDLWDKKPFLEAMIIVCDAIMIWAKRHADLARELAAKEGNAKRKAELLQIAETCDHVPAHPARSFREAMQCQWFVQMFSRIEQKASAIISNGRMDQYLYPLYKKDIEEGKISREEAKELLECMWVDMAQFIDLYINPTGVEFQEGYAHWEAVTIGGQTPEGEDATNDLTYLFLESKREFPLNYPDLAARIHSRSPERFLREVALTIKDGSGFPKLINDEEVVFLNTIKGCPVNEALDYAVSGCTETRMPNRDTYTSGCVYVNFATALEMTMYNGRMQHYGEEVVGIETGEATRFKNWEEFYTAYQAQHLNLLRKAFQQQHVVDKLRPQHFAAPLSSVLHNLCMENLMDLHCEKIPGGVDYSYFEFLGYGTVVDSLAAIKKLVFEEKRLSMKEVVEACKADFKGYEPVREMLRNAPCYGNNDPYVDSIAKDVDRFTQVEAEKSSRDRGVHVDVRYVPITSHVPFGKVVSATPNGRHAWTALSDGSSASHGADKNGPTAVLLSNYHSKNYGMVNRASRLLNIKLSPKCVSGDDGTQKIVNLIRTWCDLKLWHLQFNIVNKQTLVNAQKDPDNYRSLLVRIAGYSAYFCDLSRDLQNDIIDRTEHAQF, from the coding sequence ATGAGTCAGTGCGGTTGCTGCATGTCCCCCCAGGAAGATCGCGTTGTTAACAAGAGCGTAGACCGGAATGGCCGCGAGCGCGTTTATGGCATTCTGGAACAGAACCAGTTTACCTTGCCCCACGTGGACGTTGAACGCGCCAAGTATTTCACCGAATCCATGCGTGAAACCGAAGGTGAGCTGCTGACTCTGCGCTGGGCCAAGGCCCTCAAGAATGTGGCCGAAAAAATCACCGTCTACATCACCCCCAACCAGCTTATTGCTGGCCGCGTGGGCAAGTTTGGTCGCTACGGCATTCTGTATCCCGAAATCGACGGTGACTTTTACCGCGAAGTGCTCGCCGACCTCGAGCACCGCGACAAGAGCCCCTTCCAGATTTCGCAGGAAGACATCAAGGTCGTTATGGAAGAGATCGCTCCCTACTGGGAAGGCAAGACCTACCACGAACACCTCAACAATACCCTGCCCGCCGAAATCCGCAACGTCACCTATGTTGACGAACGCGGCCTCAAGTCCAAGTTTGTGGTGAGCGAAACCTCTTCGTACCGCTCGGCCCTTCAGTGGGTGCCGGACTACGAAAAGGTCATCAATCGCGGTTTCCTCGACATTCAGAAAGAAGCCTGCGAAAAGCTGGGCACCCTTGACCTGACCAACTCTGTGGACCTGTGGGACAAAAAGCCTTTCCTCGAAGCCATGATCATAGTGTGCGACGCCATCATGATCTGGGCCAAGCGCCACGCCGACCTGGCCCGTGAACTGGCCGCCAAGGAAGGCAACGCCAAACGCAAGGCCGAACTTTTGCAGATCGCCGAAACCTGCGATCACGTGCCCGCACACCCTGCCCGCAGCTTCCGCGAAGCCATGCAGTGCCAGTGGTTTGTGCAGATGTTCTCGCGCATTGAACAGAAGGCCAGCGCCATCATCTCCAATGGCCGCATGGACCAGTACCTGTACCCCCTGTACAAAAAGGATATCGAAGAGGGCAAAATCTCCCGCGAAGAAGCCAAGGAACTGCTTGAATGCATGTGGGTGGACATGGCCCAGTTCATTGACCTGTACATCAACCCCACAGGTGTTGAATTCCAGGAAGGCTACGCCCACTGGGAAGCCGTGACCATCGGCGGCCAGACTCCCGAAGGCGAAGACGCCACCAACGATCTGACCTACCTGTTCCTTGAATCCAAGCGCGAATTCCCGCTCAACTACCCCGACCTTGCCGCGCGTATCCATTCCCGTTCGCCCGAACGCTTTCTGCGCGAAGTGGCCCTGACCATCAAGGACGGCTCTGGTTTCCCCAAGCTGATCAATGACGAAGAGGTGGTGTTCCTCAACACCATCAAGGGTTGCCCGGTTAACGAAGCTCTGGATTACGCCGTTTCGGGCTGCACCGAAACCCGCATGCCAAACCGCGATACCTACACCTCGGGCTGCGTGTATGTGAACTTTGCCACCGCGCTTGAAATGACCATGTACAATGGCCGCATGCAGCACTACGGCGAAGAGGTCGTGGGCATTGAAACGGGCGAAGCCACCAGATTCAAGAACTGGGAAGAATTCTACACCGCCTATCAGGCCCAGCACCTCAACTTGCTGCGCAAGGCCTTCCAGCAGCAGCACGTGGTAGACAAACTGCGCCCGCAGCACTTTGCCGCGCCGCTTTCTTCCGTGCTGCACAACCTGTGCATGGAAAACCTCATGGACCTGCACTGCGAAAAGATTCCCGGCGGTGTGGACTACTCATACTTCGAATTTCTGGGTTACGGCACGGTGGTAGACTCCCTTGCCGCCATCAAAAAGCTCGTGTTTGAAGAAAAGCGCCTGTCCATGAAGGAAGTTGTGGAAGCCTGCAAGGCTGACTTCAAGGGCTACGAACCCGTGCGCGAAATGCTGCGCAACGCCCCCTGCTACGGCAACAACGATCCCTATGTGGACAGCATCGCCAAGGACGTGGACCGCTTTACCCAGGTGGAAGCCGAAAAGAGCTCGCGTGACCGCGGCGTGCATGTTGACGTGCGCTACGTGCCCATCACCTCGCATGTGCCCTTTGGCAAGGTGGTTTCTGCCACTCCCAATGGCCGGCATGCCTGGACCGCTCTTTCCGACGGTTCCTCGGCTTCGCACGGCGCAGACAAAAACGGCCCCACCGCGGTGCTGCTCTCCAACTACCATTCCAAGAACTACGGCATGGTCAACCGCGCTTCGCGCCTGCTGAACATCAAGCTGTCGCCCAAGTGCGTTTCTGGCGATGACGGCACGCAGAAGATCGTCAACCTCATCCGCACCTGGTGCGATCTCAAGCTGTGGCACCTGCAGTTCAACATTGTGAACAAGCAGACACTGGTCAACGCGCAGAAAGACCCCGACAACTACCGCAGCCTGCTGGTGCGTATCGCAGGTTACAGCGCATACTTCTGCGATCTTTCCCGCGATCTGCAGAACGACATTATCGACCGCACCGAGCACGCACAGTTCTAA
- a CDS encoding GGDEF domain-containing protein produces the protein MQSELNNVRKITSVRYLYTVKRNSDGNAIYVVDGLPDTDDDFRPYGSPIEEEILPVVNKCLDGQIVHGTEILDTSWGMVIPACEPIKKNGITVGALAIEFDGSYFSENTKNSQRYGIIVCICVAISVGLVAILLIRSFSIPLYRWLAYTDLLTGALNRNAYELAMHTLCDSTPQPNLLVLTCDINRLKAINDQMGHTTGDQYIRSMAQLLLRRFKGKAETYRIGGDEFVTLLHDLTPEALETAMLDLCAEAQQITFGEYSLSFSYGIAAFDKDTDASIKDTISRADASMYKYKQECPKP, from the coding sequence GTGCAGAGCGAGCTTAACAATGTACGCAAGATCACATCTGTACGCTATCTGTACACAGTTAAGCGCAACTCAGATGGCAATGCCATATATGTTGTTGATGGCCTGCCGGACACAGACGACGATTTTCGCCCTTACGGGTCACCCATTGAAGAAGAAATTTTGCCAGTGGTGAATAAATGCCTTGATGGACAAATTGTTCACGGAACAGAGATTCTTGACACATCATGGGGCATGGTCATACCCGCGTGTGAACCCATTAAAAAGAACGGCATAACAGTGGGCGCTCTGGCCATCGAATTTGACGGCAGCTATTTTTCTGAAAATACCAAAAATTCACAACGGTACGGAATAATTGTTTGCATCTGCGTTGCCATTTCGGTGGGGCTGGTGGCCATTTTGCTGATCCGCAGCTTTTCCATTCCCCTGTACAGGTGGCTTGCCTACACAGACCTGCTTACCGGCGCCTTGAACCGTAACGCCTATGAACTTGCCATGCACACGCTGTGTGACAGCACCCCGCAACCCAATCTGCTGGTGCTTACCTGTGACATCAACAGGCTCAAAGCCATCAATGACCAGATGGGGCACACCACAGGCGATCAGTACATACGCTCCATGGCGCAGTTGCTGCTGCGCAGGTTCAAGGGCAAAGCCGAAACGTATAGGATTGGCGGTGACGAATTTGTTACCCTTCTGCACGACCTGACACCAGAAGCCCTGGAAACAGCCATGCTTGATCTGTGTGCGGAGGCACAGCAGATTACCTTTGGGGAATACAGCCTCTCGTTTTCGTATGGCATTGCCGCTTTTGACAAAGACACTGATGCCAGTATCAAGGACACCATCTCGCGGGCCGACGCCAGCATGTACAAATACAAACAGGAATGCCCCAAACCATAA
- a CDS encoding DegT/DnrJ/EryC1/StrS family aminotransferase: protein MENKLYVTKSRLPDKEIFFRRLEEVFQTAWVTNHGCHVRNLETSLCDYLAVDELLLCNNGTTALMLALQCAGLAGKKIALTPYTYVATLSAILWMGCTPVFVDVDPETMCLSPEKLRKCLQDSPDIAGVLPVHVYGLACDVESLGDICRENGLPLIYDAAQAFGCRYDRSGLLNYGDYSVCSFHATKLFHTAEGGCVVSHSAAAHQALSRARAFGHEGDTHYCLGINAKMSELHAAMGLSLLPGTEDEIARRKRVHTTYDTLLAGMNLAFPKRSSKLDWNYAYYPVLLPDESSLLRVQDALAQQDIYTRRYFYPALNTLPYLKAEWQISCPVAENLASRALCLPMYGDLEEEQIARVAASLGEALAH, encoded by the coding sequence ATGGAAAACAAGCTCTATGTCACAAAATCCAGATTACCCGATAAAGAAATTTTTTTTCGTCGGCTGGAGGAGGTTTTTCAGACAGCCTGGGTAACAAACCACGGTTGCCATGTCAGAAATCTGGAAACGTCTCTTTGTGATTACCTTGCGGTTGATGAACTCCTGCTCTGCAACAACGGCACTACGGCCCTTATGCTGGCCTTGCAGTGCGCAGGCCTTGCAGGGAAAAAAATTGCACTAACACCGTATACCTACGTTGCAACACTTTCTGCCATTCTCTGGATGGGCTGCACGCCGGTTTTTGTGGATGTTGATCCTGAAACCATGTGCCTTTCTCCTGAAAAACTGCGCAAATGCCTTCAGGATTCTCCTGACATAGCTGGCGTTCTTCCTGTGCATGTTTACGGTCTGGCCTGCGATGTGGAATCCCTTGGCGATATCTGCCGCGAGAACGGCCTTCCGCTTATTTATGATGCCGCGCAGGCTTTCGGCTGCCGCTATGACCGTAGTGGTTTGTTGAACTACGGTGATTATTCGGTCTGCAGCTTTCACGCCACCAAGCTTTTTCACACGGCCGAGGGGGGCTGTGTTGTGTCCCATTCTGCAGCTGCTCATCAGGCACTGTCACGCGCCAGGGCATTTGGTCATGAGGGTGATACCCACTATTGCCTGGGCATCAATGCAAAGATGAGCGAACTCCATGCGGCCATGGGCCTCTCGCTTCTGCCAGGAACGGAGGATGAGATCGCGCGGCGCAAGCGTGTGCATACCACCTATGATACCTTGCTGGCGGGCATGAATCTGGCTTTCCCCAAGCGCAGCAGTAAGCTGGATTGGAACTACGCCTATTATCCGGTCTTGCTGCCCGACGAAAGCAGCCTCTTGCGGGTGCAGGATGCGCTGGCTCAGCAAGATATCTACACGCGCCGGTATTTTTATCCTGCGCTGAATACCTTGCCCTATCTGAAGGCCGAATGGCAGATATCGTGCCCGGTGGCAGAGAATCTGGCCAGTCGCGCCCTTTGCCTGCCCATGTACGGCGATCTTGAGGAAGAACAGATCGCGAGGGTAGCTGCCAGCCTCGGTGAGGCATTGGCGCATTAG